ACGGCGCTCGAGCTCGAGTGCCCCGGCGTCGTCTCTTGCGCCGACGTCCTCGCCGTCGCGGCGCGGGACCTCGTCGTCATGACGGGGGGACCGTTCTACCCGCTCCGCCTGGGCCGTAAGGACGCTCTCGCCTCGTCGCCGACCGCGCCCGACGCCGAGCTCCCGCTCGCCAACTCCACCGTGCCCCGCCTGATCGCCATGTTCTCCGCAAAGGGATTCACGATCCAGGAGCTCGTCGCGCTCTCCGGCGCCCACACGCTCGGCTTCGCGCACTGCAAGGAGTTCGCCGACCGCATCTTCCGCGGCGGGAGCAAGGGCGGCGGGGCCGCGCCGCCGCACGACCCGACCATGAACCCGGCGTACGCCAAGGGGCTGCAGGACGCGTGCAAGAACTACCTCCGGGACCCGACCATCGCGGCGTTCAACGACGTCATGACGCCCGGCAAGTTCGACAACATGTACTTCGTCAACCTGCAGCGCGGCCTCGGCCTGCTCAGCACGGACCAGGAGCTGTGGTCTGACCCCCGGACGCGGCCGATCGTACAGCGCTACGCCGCCAACCAGACGGTGTTCTTCGCTGACTTCGCCCGTGCCATCGGGAAGCTCAGTGTCCAGGGCGTCAAGACGGGCCGGGACGGGGAGGTGCGCCGGCGGTGTGACATGTACAATGGCCACCCCGTGCCGCGGGGATGATCGGCCGcggccggcggccggagcagatACCCGACGTGACCGCGGCATGTTGCCGCCTGATCTATATGTTGATGGCGCACTGCATGTTTTCGTGCGTGAATGCACGAGCACGACTGCGGTTGCAATTGCAGCGGCAAAGCATGATCGTGCATCAAGAATAGCGCAAGAAATTACCACGACTGTGTGCTGAGAGGAAAATAATCCACTCCGACTACGAAAGAAAAATCATGTGATGCCTGTACGTCTCCCATTGTTTTCAAACTTAGCATTATTCAACCTTGCTGATTTCAGTTGTTGGATATGATGGTCGTGGTTAAAAATTTGGGTGTTGCTATTTATCGAGCACCTGTTTTTTCTTCGTTTTCAGACGACTATTGTGAGATGTTGGATGGATATCTAATGACTCATAACCTTTCTTCGACCTTCGCATCCCGCCCTGTTGTAGCCTTTTTTCAACCGACGCTTGCTCGCTCTCCTACCTGCCTCCGGCCATCTCCAGCAATGGCCCCGCTACCGGATCCGAGGTCGCCGCCCCTCCCTCACTAACAACTTGTTTTCACACTCCCCCGCTCCAACATTGACCCACAAGTGGTCATCCCCCTCCCATAGCCGACAACAACCCTACCGTCTCGCTGCTCCAGCCCCACGCCCCCTCCTCTGTTGACTTAGCTTGCCTCTCCGGAGCTTCTTCTAAACCTGGAATCCATGAAATCCTCCCAAATCTGAAAAACCCTCTTCCCTAACTCATCGCCTGGGTAGCTGTCGTCGATTTCAGGCGACTAAAATTTAGGAGGTGTGTCAAAATTTACTAGAAAGTAACaaatttttaatcacttgacAATTAAAATTAAATCACTCCCCTGAGCACATGCGTTAGGATAATCATTTGATGAATTGAGAATTCAATTATCTGAAACGTCATAGTCGTAGTTCGACCCAGGGGGGATGAAGATCCATTTAGGATTGAAAGTTCAATCTGGCGGGATGATAGGTTTACTAGAACGGTAAATTTCTTTCAATGTAAGTTAGAAGTCTTGAATTTCTTCTAACTAAGGGTGTATTCGACACATTGGTTAATTAAAGGGTGTGACTCGTTCACAGGCACTTGAAAAAAAAGTTAGTTGACGATATCAGTCGTAGAATCAACATCCGATAGAGCATctagtttcttcttcctctcgatgGAATAAACAGAATCGCTCCCTTTTGCTTCCTCCCGACACAGCAGCTCATCGATTTCACTCCCCCTCCATCCTCCTCCCACCGTTGGATCCACAACTGCCTCTCACCACTCTAATTTGTATGGCTAGTCTCCCTCTCCGTCCTCGTGCCACCCGTGGCTTCAgcgtcgccgccaccgctggtccccccccccccactaccTTCCCTCTAAGCTCGGGAGCCACCACAACCCTAAATCGTAACCCCCAAAACCCCAAAGACCTTCCGACATGCAGCTGCAGCAGCCGTTGACTAAAATCATATGCGATTTTAGTCATGACAAAGTACATCAAACAATTCAATGTGTGTCGTTTTTAGTCATCTCCTCCCATCCAAAATCATGAATGATCCAACCATCCTTATCAGTCTCCTCACTTCACATATATTGGTCCCACTTATTTCTTCCTTCATCCATCGTATCTAGCCCTTCTAACGTGCAGTCTCGTTAGCTCTGCCCATGTTGCCAATGCACTTGATTCTATCGTGGGCACATAGCACCAACGTTACTCGATCGTCTCTTCTCCCTTCGCTCCGCCTCTGTTTCCACCGGTGATTGCCTTTCTTCATTACCTATGTGCTACCACAATCAAACCTACTACCACCTGCCGCTGCCCTCTTCCTTGCTACGTCACTACCCGATATTACCAATTGCCATATTTGCTACTAGGAGATCGACAAACTATACCCTAACCTCATCGTCAGGGATGACAAGTTGACAAAGACACAAGTGAAGCATGAATTGTGAGGAGATCCTAACTAACGTTAGCTTATATACTTTTTGTTTCGTAGAGTTTCACCTCTATAAATTCTTAGAGCTAGGTATTCTTAGCTTCAGAAATTTATAAAGTTAGAGCCATGGGTACACAGAAGGTATTCAGATGAGCCATCTTATCCTATTTAGACTAAAAATTGATACTTAAACCATTTTATTTTAGCCTACAATCTCAAAATACGATGTTTAGCTATAAGTAGAGCTAGGATGTTAGGTATCGTCCTCCAGGCTATCAAGTGGGGCCCAACACTCAGGGAGGTATCTACAAAAGGAAGCAAAGACAAGCGGCTCAGCCATCAAAGAATACAAAACAAACTTGCCTTATTCCTCCTCGAGTCTTCTTCCTTCCCCTGAGCTCTTCTCTGATCCCAACCCCTTTGTTGTTGCTTTATCTTTCTCCCTTCCTAGTCCCTTGCTTCTCTCCTTCCTAGTTCCCTTGCCCATTTCAGTCTAAGCTTCCTCTTCTTCCCATTTTGTACCCAGACCGTATAATCATCTTGGGTTGGTTGTGAACTTCCGAATTGGGTTGATTCGAGTGTTCGTGTGTGAATTTGGTGTGCTGTGATCCCCTGGGTACAtgacaattagtatcagagcctccaccaccaccttcaCCTTGTCACCACCCTCTGCTGACGCTGAACAAATGGATGCACGGGTGTTGGCGAAGCTCAAGGTGTTGTGCACTTGTTGGGACCACATCTTCACCTCTCCATCGGCTTTCCCTACCTCTACTACCTCACCAGCCTATGTTGGCGTTATTCCCAGTCTAGTGGTAGCCACTTTTGTCACCTCCTAAGTGACTACCCGTGACCAACTGATGGTGTGAAGAAGTTCCGTCGTTACTGACCTGGGGTGGCGATGTTTGCGTGAGATTCGTGAGTACCTGAAGAACACCGACATCGCGCTCTTCCTTTGCTTCATTTAGCCTGGTTCCGACACCGGCGCGGAACACTCCGAGTTCCAAGTCAAGACTAGGGAGGCCAAGCTTGACCCCAAAATTGACTCCCTTGCCATCAATTCTACCCGCATTGGTCACTGCCTctgtcaaaattgatgtctacTTCGCCTCTGATGTCGTACTCTGCTGTGGGTTATTCTCTGCACCTCTATGCGCATTGTTGAAGATGCCGAAGCCACCCAGGAGGCTCCTTTCACCCCTATGGCAAAGGTGTTCATCATGCCGGTGCAGCTTGCAATGCAATACCTGCCGTCTTCACCACCCAGTAGCATCAGCAACAAGGCGCCCACCACCTGCTCGATGAAATGGATGGTTAGCATGGTGGGACACGAAGACCTTAGTGGAGATCGAGTGGAGCTCGGCGCAAGCCTCGTCGGCTGTAAGACCCTAAGTACccaggatctcctgtgcctcctatacctgtccctggatcaagtagctaatacaCACAGTGTAATAATTGTAGCATCACAATCAAACTATGTACATAAATATtaaggttcagagtacaaaaagTTTACAAATCATACTATATATTACAGACCTAGCCGAATGGCCAACCAAAAAGcatagaggaaatgatgaccTAAAGCCACAAatagctagggtgcgaacgcgacttctaaaactactttttatcctcgccttcacctctAGCGAAGTCAACATTGGTTTCCTCATCAAAATGACACAAGAgtaagtacggaaggtactcagcaagctctatactacttcaagtgtttg
The sequence above is drawn from the Phragmites australis chromosome 10, lpPhrAust1.1, whole genome shotgun sequence genome and encodes:
- the LOC133930199 gene encoding peroxidase 41-like; protein product: MGTRPLHLSVLFLLLVAAAWLAVAEAKLVANYYRKTCPRAERIVTDVVSQKQLSHPTTAAGVLRVFFHDCFVSGCDASVLVAPNVFARSERDAVQSQSLPGDAFEALTRAKTALELECPGVVSCADVLAVAARDLVVMTGGPFYPLRLGRKDALASSPTAPDAELPLANSTVPRLIAMFSAKGFTIQELVALSGAHTLGFAHCKEFADRIFRGGSKGGGAAPPHDPTMNPAYAKGLQDACKNYLRDPTIAAFNDVMTPGKFDNMYFVNLQRGLGLLSTDQELWSDPRTRPIVQRYAANQTVFFADFARAIGKLSVQGVKTGRDGEVRRRCDMYNGHPVPRG